A genomic region of Deinococcus aquaedulcis contains the following coding sequences:
- a CDS encoding sugar ABC transporter substrate-binding protein produces MNRLLTLSLLALSTPASAVTLTVWSHFTDTAEVAWLKAQTASYTRLSGNQVKIVNVPLDKLADQLIATAKKGKGPDLIVTLPQDRFGQLVTAGVLEPMDAYVARRGEFDRTTLTALTYRGKLYGLPMFAESVALVYNKKLVPTAPTSWNEFIRVAQKNTGGGKYGFVTDLSNAYMQYGLISAYGGYVFKNNSGTLDVKDIGLANAGAARALNLLNDLRFKYKLVPEGMTGDKAKAAFLKGDAAMIVTGPWDMGDIKKAGINYGITALPTPPGAPNPWSPFVGVQGIVMNAYSPNKAAAAEFARGMVTGVAQLSFNQAGGRIPVNVTVRRNLAANPIVNGFGRVITSGTPMPNVPEMGQVWTPWTEAITEGVKKPGTNASALLAKAVQTMQKNIK; encoded by the coding sequence ATGAACCGACTGCTGACCCTGAGCCTGCTGGCCCTGTCCACCCCCGCTTCGGCCGTCACCCTGACCGTCTGGAGCCATTTCACCGACACCGCCGAGGTGGCGTGGCTCAAGGCCCAGACGGCCAGCTACACCCGCCTCAGCGGCAACCAGGTCAAAATCGTGAACGTGCCGCTGGACAAGCTGGCCGACCAGCTGATCGCCACCGCGAAGAAGGGCAAGGGCCCAGACCTGATCGTCACGCTGCCCCAGGACCGCTTTGGGCAGCTGGTCACGGCAGGCGTGCTGGAACCCATGGACGCCTACGTGGCGCGCCGGGGCGAGTTTGACCGCACCACCCTCACCGCCCTGACCTACCGGGGCAAGCTGTACGGCCTGCCCATGTTCGCGGAGTCGGTGGCGCTGGTCTACAACAAGAAACTGGTGCCCACCGCGCCCACCAGCTGGAACGAGTTCATCCGCGTGGCCCAGAAGAACACGGGCGGCGGCAAATACGGCTTCGTGACCGACCTGAGCAACGCCTATATGCAGTACGGCCTGATCAGCGCCTATGGCGGCTACGTGTTTAAGAACAACAGCGGCACGCTGGACGTGAAGGACATTGGCCTCGCCAACGCTGGGGCCGCCCGCGCCCTGAACCTGCTGAACGACCTGCGCTTCAAGTACAAGCTGGTGCCCGAAGGCATGACGGGCGACAAGGCCAAGGCCGCCTTCCTGAAGGGCGACGCCGCCATGATCGTGACCGGGCCCTGGGACATGGGCGACATCAAGAAGGCGGGCATCAACTACGGCATCACGGCGCTGCCCACCCCTCCCGGGGCGCCGAATCCCTGGAGCCCCTTCGTGGGCGTGCAGGGCATCGTGATGAACGCCTACAGCCCCAATAAGGCGGCAGCGGCCGAGTTCGCCCGTGGCATGGTGACGGGCGTGGCGCAGCTGTCCTTTAACCAGGCGGGCGGGCGTATTCCGGTGAACGTGACGGTGCGGCGCAACCTCGCGGCCAACCCGATTGTGAACGGCTTCGGGCGCGTGATCACCAGCGGCACCCCCATGCCCAACGTGCCGGAAATGGGCCAGGTCTGGACGCCCTGGACGGAGGCGATTACCGAAGGCGTCAAGAAGCCCGGCACCAACGCCTCGGCCCTGCTGGCAAAAGCCGTGCAGACCATGCAGAAGAACATCAAGTAA
- a CDS encoding AAA family ATPase, with product MSDPIHPHTLAQLQAAWAGVCTGGGPALVVLSGAAGLGKSHLARALQDHAARDPQAAAALATPPALVGPLLRALPELLTSRDPALIAAARPHLDHPWPAVLPPPAGPSDPAATLARAVSGALGRARPLLLIAEDLHDQPPEARALLNTLWTRVMLDSAPALLLLTTRPLPEHPDAARTVEDLGRSAQLARAAEASSVQHLTLAPLDADGVDALLRAVLGGPAPPELGAWLLAHAEGHPLRSAELLRVLRERGALQRAEHHWQFTPPPAGSLPASLEAVLRERLRPVQAARPPWAALSALAVLDAPTPPAVWRRVAGLGEGPFAQARDWLLHRGLVRLPPDAAGYICAHPLYPPLVRAELDWAEVEGLHARAAQVPGLDPLARARHARHAGLPEARTLTEQALALAQARAAPHDVVAEARALLDEEPDHPGAQDALVAALDALGEWQAVLAATADDPAALPLAPLAFRAQALAELGQLPQALAAARLGLGRLAPEDQNGRAHLHLEDVLYRTLLNQGELDEAEAGLRAALGVAQDPLRRMGLLDILSRLYQRRGDYHLSLHLGREAAALLLAVPALSGAAAERAWRTLSSLGGSAIHMSLWAEAETHLRAAHELLMRQGHVASLMVVEGNLAYLALMQGDYPAAEAGSWRQLHRAVASGNARVEGALLWNLGICRLWRGDPEQALALMRRSYAAWPSVGAANPSDFAEALALLGRLDEARAELAQPDHDFYPEHPNSRARVYLLLGEPEGALREVARLRPDDGVGLQARAALIRAQAHLRRGDPEAAGPELAQAFTLAHAVQHRSVLGELLLTRAVWRGQCPGEQHGEVAADWHAGLAALQEVDGQGHLQFVRACFPAQVGALDTAPAPGPAQAPRARLRLLGNVGVEQPGGARPWRARKVKELLALLVCAHYGGARPALGRDALALALWPDADEASAEANFRKTRTRLREALAGAATLTHTPQGYVLSGVQADLDEFLAALQAGQDAQAAAAYTGPFLNDVDLPAAAELRDTLHARWRAAVLRLTYRDPQGGLPHLRRLLAHDPLDLDATRALLDTFARLGDHEAHAQTLRRVQTLFHAALGEVPPELAAVAG from the coding sequence TTGTCCGATCCCATTCATCCCCACACCCTGGCCCAGCTGCAGGCAGCGTGGGCGGGGGTATGCACGGGCGGGGGACCGGCCCTGGTGGTGCTGTCGGGCGCGGCGGGCCTGGGCAAAAGCCATCTGGCGCGCGCCCTACAGGATCACGCCGCGCGCGACCCGCAGGCCGCTGCCGCGCTGGCCACGCCGCCCGCGCTGGTGGGGCCGCTGCTGCGCGCCCTGCCCGAACTGCTGACCTCACGCGACCCGGCCCTGATCGCGGCGGCCCGCCCGCACCTGGACCACCCCTGGCCCGCCGTGCTGCCGCCCCCGGCCGGGCCCAGCGACCCGGCCGCCACCCTGGCGCGCGCGGTGTCTGGCGCCCTGGGGCGGGCGCGGCCCCTGCTGCTGATCGCCGAGGACCTGCACGACCAGCCCCCCGAAGCCCGCGCCTTGCTGAACACCCTGTGGACCCGGGTGATGCTGGACAGCGCCCCGGCCCTGCTGCTGCTCACCACCCGCCCCCTGCCCGAGCACCCGGACGCCGCGCGCACAGTGGAGGACCTGGGCCGCAGCGCCCAGCTGGCCCGCGCCGCCGAGGCCAGCAGCGTGCAGCACCTCACGCTGGCGCCCCTGGACGCTGACGGGGTCGACGCCTTACTGCGCGCGGTGCTGGGCGGGCCCGCCCCGCCCGAACTGGGCGCGTGGCTGCTGGCCCACGCCGAGGGCCACCCCCTGCGCAGCGCCGAACTGTTGCGGGTACTGCGCGAACGCGGCGCCCTGCAGCGTGCCGAACACCACTGGCAGTTCACGCCGCCGCCCGCCGGGTCACTGCCCGCGTCGCTGGAAGCGGTGCTGCGCGAGCGGCTGCGCCCGGTGCAGGCCGCGCGCCCCCCCTGGGCCGCCCTGAGCGCCCTGGCGGTGCTGGACGCTCCCACGCCCCCGGCCGTCTGGCGCCGGGTGGCGGGGCTGGGCGAGGGACCCTTTGCCCAGGCCCGCGACTGGCTGCTGCACCGGGGGCTGGTGCGCCTGCCCCCAGACGCCGCCGGCTATATCTGCGCCCATCCCCTCTACCCGCCGCTGGTGCGCGCCGAGCTGGACTGGGCCGAGGTCGAGGGCCTGCACGCCCGCGCCGCCCAGGTGCCGGGCCTGGACCCGCTGGCCCGCGCTCGCCACGCCCGGCACGCCGGGCTCCCCGAAGCCCGCACCCTGACCGAACAGGCCCTGGCGCTGGCCCAGGCGCGCGCCGCCCCCCACGACGTGGTGGCCGAGGCCCGCGCCCTGCTGGACGAGGAACCAGACCACCCCGGCGCCCAGGACGCGCTGGTGGCCGCCCTGGACGCCCTGGGCGAGTGGCAGGCGGTGCTGGCCGCCACGGCGGACGACCCGGCTGCCCTGCCGCTGGCGCCGCTGGCTTTCCGGGCCCAGGCGCTGGCCGAACTGGGCCAGCTGCCCCAGGCCCTGGCGGCGGCGCGGCTGGGCCTGGGGCGGCTGGCCCCCGAAGACCAGAACGGCCGCGCCCACCTGCACCTGGAAGACGTGCTGTACCGCACCCTGCTGAACCAGGGCGAACTGGACGAGGCCGAAGCCGGCCTGCGCGCGGCCCTGGGGGTGGCCCAGGACCCCCTGCGGCGCATGGGGCTGCTGGATATCCTGTCGCGCCTGTACCAGCGCCGGGGCGACTACCACCTGTCCCTGCACCTGGGCCGCGAGGCAGCCGCGCTGCTGCTGGCTGTCCCTGCGCTGTCCGGGGCGGCGGCCGAGCGCGCGTGGCGCACCCTGAGTTCGCTGGGGGGCAGCGCCATTCACATGTCGCTGTGGGCCGAGGCCGAAACCCACCTCCGCGCCGCCCACGAGCTGCTCATGCGCCAGGGCCATGTGGCCAGCCTGATGGTCGTGGAGGGCAACCTCGCCTACCTGGCACTGATGCAAGGCGATTACCCGGCTGCCGAGGCCGGCTCGTGGCGCCAGCTGCACCGGGCGGTGGCCAGCGGCAACGCGCGGGTGGAGGGGGCCCTGCTGTGGAACCTGGGCATCTGCCGATTGTGGCGCGGCGACCCCGAACAGGCCCTGGCCCTCATGCGGCGCTCGTACGCCGCGTGGCCCAGTGTGGGGGCGGCCAATCCCAGCGACTTTGCCGAGGCCCTGGCCCTGCTGGGCCGCCTGGACGAGGCCCGCGCCGAACTGGCCCAGCCCGATCACGACTTTTACCCTGAACACCCCAATTCGCGCGCCCGCGTGTACCTGCTGCTGGGCGAGCCAGAGGGGGCCCTGCGCGAGGTGGCCCGCCTGCGCCCGGACGACGGGGTGGGCTTACAGGCCCGCGCCGCCCTGATCCGCGCCCAGGCCCACCTGCGGCGCGGCGACCCGGAGGCGGCGGGCCCGGAACTCGCCCAGGCCTTCACGCTGGCCCACGCCGTGCAGCACCGCAGCGTGCTGGGCGAACTGCTGCTCACCCGCGCGGTGTGGCGCGGGCAGTGCCCGGGAGAACAGCACGGCGAGGTCGCCGCCGACTGGCACGCCGGGCTGGCCGCGCTGCAGGAGGTGGACGGCCAGGGGCACCTGCAGTTTGTGCGCGCCTGCTTTCCGGCCCAGGTGGGCGCGCTGGACACGGCGCCCGCGCCGGGCCCTGCCCAGGCCCCCCGCGCCCGGCTGCGGCTGCTGGGTAACGTGGGTGTGGAGCAGCCCGGCGGCGCGCGCCCCTGGCGGGCGCGCAAGGTCAAGGAACTGCTGGCCCTGCTGGTGTGTGCCCACTACGGCGGCGCCCGCCCGGCCCTGGGCCGCGACGCCCTGGCCCTGGCCCTGTGGCCCGACGCCGACGAGGCCAGTGCCGAGGCCAATTTCCGCAAGACCCGCACCCGGCTGCGCGAGGCGCTGGCGGGCGCCGCCACGCTGACCCACACCCCCCAGGGCTACGTGCTTTCAGGCGTGCAGGCCGACCTGGACGAGTTTCTGGCGGCCCTGCAGGCAGGCCAGGATGCCCAAGCCGCCGCCGCCTACACCGGCCCCTTCCTGAACGATGTGGACCTGCCCGCCGCCGCCGAGCTGCGCGACACCCTGCACGCCCGCTGGCGCGCGGCGGTGCTGCGCCTGACCTACCGCGATCCCCAGGGTGGCCTGCCCCACCTGCGCCGCCTGCTGGCCCACGACCCCCTGGATCTGGACGCCACCCGCGCCCTGCTGGACACCTTTGCGCGCCTGGGCGACCACGAGGCCCACGCCCAGACCCTGCGCCGCGTGCAGACGCTGTTTCACGCCGCGCTGGGCGAGGTGCCCCCCGAACTGGCCGCCGTGGCGGGGTAG
- a CDS encoding DUF3160 domain-containing protein: MRRLTLTLLLALPGAALLPAALAAPSSYTLPVNLSAIKNQELLRSDPEVGTSGLSPAQRAALSKNGFVIAPATWAHFDGVYEATRYLNQPVFVTTDSMLHAYHLVFSKLLRDLEREALSPALRRMTALLVADARRQHAALKGTALEGDARRALAYLAVAQELIDPATTPPAEVAALVAQEVRLIDAHQGQATSPIFAATELEEDYSQYVPRGHYTRSDALKRYFRTMMWLGRLNLRVKSPGETRVAALLTNLISGNPEAQKLWARIYDPTALLIGRSDDLDYRQYAAALRAATGGQVRRLANPAVLSTFQAALAKLPLPQVNSLFVEARPGEGREVRERETLGFRMMGQRFTLDGAAFQRLVYREVGKQGQERWLPRGLDLLAALGSDAALNELRRSGEDRYANYLPQMAKVRASFAALKEADWTANVYSGWLYALQPLAKPAARDARYPAFMRTAAWTRKEMLTALGSWTELRHDTILYAKQTMAEMGGIEEPQPARGYVEPNAAVWTRLLTLEALTRRVLAGQGVLSARTKQNLDELRAMLTFLNAATARQLAGQALSAEDYERLHLYGGWLEQMKLASADPQDGENASQFDENDMAAVVADVATGNGRALEQATGYIHELYAVVPDGRGGLQVARGGVYSQYEFTVPAGSRLTNEAWRAQLRSGKVPPLHPWLSGIVVK, from the coding sequence ATGCGCCGCCTCACCCTCACCTTGCTGCTGGCCCTGCCCGGCGCGGCCCTGCTGCCTGCCGCGCTGGCCGCTCCCAGTTCGTACACCCTGCCGGTCAACCTCTCGGCCATCAAGAACCAGGAACTGCTGCGTTCGGACCCCGAGGTCGGCACCAGCGGTCTGAGCCCCGCCCAGCGCGCGGCCCTGAGCAAGAACGGCTTCGTGATCGCGCCCGCCACCTGGGCGCACTTCGACGGCGTATACGAGGCCACGCGCTACCTGAACCAGCCGGTGTTCGTGACCACCGACTCCATGCTGCACGCCTACCACCTCGTGTTCAGCAAGCTGCTGCGCGACCTGGAACGCGAGGCCCTGTCACCCGCCCTGCGCCGCATGACCGCGCTGCTGGTCGCGGACGCCCGGCGCCAGCACGCCGCCCTGAAAGGCACGGCCCTGGAAGGCGACGCCCGGCGCGCCCTGGCCTACCTGGCGGTGGCGCAGGAACTGATTGACCCGGCCACCACCCCCCCGGCCGAGGTGGCGGCCCTGGTGGCCCAGGAGGTGCGGCTGATTGACGCCCACCAGGGCCAGGCCACGTCGCCTATCTTTGCCGCCACGGAACTGGAAGAGGATTACTCGCAGTACGTGCCGCGCGGCCACTACACCCGCAGCGACGCCCTGAAGCGCTATTTCCGCACCATGATGTGGCTGGGCCGCCTGAACCTGCGCGTAAAAAGCCCCGGCGAAACCCGCGTGGCCGCGCTGCTCACCAACCTGATCAGCGGCAACCCCGAGGCCCAGAAACTCTGGGCGCGCATCTATGACCCCACCGCCCTCCTGATTGGCCGCAGCGACGACCTGGATTACCGCCAGTACGCCGCCGCCCTGAGGGCCGCCACGGGCGGGCAGGTGCGCCGGCTGGCGAACCCGGCGGTCCTGAGCACCTTCCAGGCGGCGCTGGCCAAGCTGCCCCTACCCCAGGTGAACAGCCTGTTCGTGGAGGCCCGGCCCGGCGAGGGCCGCGAGGTGCGCGAGCGCGAGACTCTGGGCTTCCGCATGATGGGCCAGCGCTTCACCCTAGACGGCGCGGCCTTTCAGCGGCTGGTGTACCGCGAGGTGGGCAAGCAGGGCCAGGAGCGCTGGCTGCCGCGTGGCCTGGACCTGCTGGCCGCCCTGGGCAGCGACGCCGCGCTGAACGAGCTGCGCCGCTCGGGCGAGGACCGCTACGCCAACTACCTGCCGCAGATGGCCAAGGTGCGCGCCAGCTTTGCCGCCCTGAAAGAAGCCGACTGGACCGCCAACGTGTACAGCGGCTGGCTGTACGCCCTGCAGCCGCTGGCCAAGCCGGCCGCGCGCGACGCCCGCTACCCGGCCTTTATGCGCACGGCGGCCTGGACCCGCAAGGAGATGCTCACCGCCCTGGGCTCGTGGACTGAACTGCGCCACGACACCATCCTGTACGCCAAGCAGACGATGGCCGAGATGGGCGGCATAGAAGAACCCCAACCCGCGCGCGGCTACGTGGAGCCCAACGCGGCCGTCTGGACCCGGCTGCTGACCCTGGAGGCGCTGACCCGCCGGGTGCTGGCCGGCCAGGGGGTGCTGTCGGCGCGCACCAAGCAGAACCTGGATGAGCTGCGCGCCATGCTGACGTTCCTGAATGCGGCCACCGCCCGGCAGCTGGCCGGGCAGGCCCTGAGCGCCGAGGACTACGAGCGGCTGCACCTGTACGGCGGCTGGCTGGAGCAGATGAAACTGGCCAGCGCCGACCCCCAGGACGGCGAGAACGCCAGCCAGTTCGACGAAAACGACATGGCGGCAGTGGTGGCCGATGTCGCCACAGGCAACGGCCGGGCGCTGGAACAGGCCACCGGCTATATCCACGAGCTGTACGCCGTGGTGCCCGATGGCCGGGGCGGCCTGCAGGTGGCGCGCGGCGGCGTGTACAGCCAGTACGAATTCACCGTGCCGGCCGGCAGCCGCCTGACCAACGAGGCGTGGCGCGCCCAGCTGCGCAGCGGCAAGGTGCCGCCCCTGCACCCGTGGCTGAGCGGCATTGTGGTGAAGTGA
- a CDS encoding HAD-IA family hydrolase → MNALRAVIFDFDGTIFDTETPEFQHWQALYRRHGRELHLQDWQRGIGTWDAFDPWAGLPEHVQAQRETVHEELRGAVHAALEDADVRPGVRAVLDEVRARGLALGLATSSDRAWVTRWLSQHGLLNHFSALATRDDVRRVKPDPELYVLAAQRLGLDPAACLAVEDSLNGATAAVAAGMGVVVVPNEVTRTQPFPPAWPQLHGYEGGLDALLQAAGRN, encoded by the coding sequence ATGAACGCCCTGCGCGCCGTGATCTTCGACTTCGACGGCACCATCTTCGACACCGAAACCCCCGAATTTCAGCACTGGCAGGCCCTGTACCGCCGCCACGGGCGCGAACTGCACCTGCAGGACTGGCAGCGCGGCATTGGCACCTGGGACGCCTTTGACCCCTGGGCTGGGCTGCCGGAACACGTGCAGGCCCAGCGCGAGACGGTGCATGAGGAACTGCGTGGGGCGGTACACGCCGCCCTGGAAGACGCCGACGTGCGCCCCGGCGTGCGCGCCGTGCTGGACGAGGTGCGCGCCCGGGGGCTGGCGCTGGGGCTGGCCACCAGCAGCGACCGCGCCTGGGTGACGCGCTGGCTCTCGCAGCATGGCCTGCTGAACCACTTCAGCGCCCTGGCCACCCGCGACGACGTGCGCCGGGTCAAGCCGGACCCCGAACTGTACGTGCTGGCCGCGCAGAGGCTGGGCCTGGACCCTGCCGCCTGCCTCGCCGTGGAAGACAGCCTGAATGGGGCCACCGCCGCCGTTGCAGCCGGCATGGGCGTGGTGGTGGTGCCCAACGAGGTCACCCGCACCCAGCCCTTTCCCCCGGCGTGGCCCCAGTTGCACGGTTACGAGGGTGGCCTGGACGCACTGCTGCAGGCGGCGGGACGGAACTGA
- a CDS encoding CapA family protein, producing MDGSPYERGAGQNAVNVRILWPGGAGLLLFALGALLVSGGRDTAPAGPVLAVAGDVSLARGVAAANASDWPAALAAVAPALRADVAAANLESPLTTTPRQTPGIDLRAPPAGVAALAPFTHLGTENNHARDGGPAGQAQSQGALRAAGVVPVTRTPTLSRVGGERVAFVAYLDDGRTPPPLAAIRAAAHGAWVVVLPHWGEEYGLTTARQRAQARALVAAGATVVAGSGPHVLQGHEVLRGPRGPALVLYSLGNLLFDQALPATRVGAVVRVPLRQVGAACAVPTRIRAGRVGPATGEDRRTALRRLGLPPC from the coding sequence ATGGACGGCAGTCCGTATGAGCGCGGGGCAGGCCAGAACGCCGTGAACGTGCGCATCCTCTGGCCGGGAGGGGCCGGCCTGCTGCTGTTCGCGCTGGGCGCCCTGCTGGTGTCGGGTGGGCGGGACACGGCCCCGGCGGGGCCAGTGCTCGCGGTGGCGGGCGACGTGAGCCTCGCGCGCGGGGTGGCGGCAGCCAATGCCAGCGACTGGCCCGCCGCGCTGGCGGCGGTGGCCCCGGCCCTGCGCGCCGACGTCGCAGCGGCCAACCTGGAATCCCCCCTGACCACCACCCCGCGCCAGACCCCGGGCATTGACCTGCGCGCGCCGCCAGCGGGGGTGGCCGCGCTGGCCCCCTTTACCCACCTGGGCACCGAGAACAACCACGCCCGCGACGGTGGCCCGGCCGGGCAGGCGCAGTCGCAGGGGGCCCTGCGCGCCGCCGGGGTAGTGCCCGTGACCCGCACGCCCACCCTGAGCCGCGTGGGCGGCGAACGCGTGGCGTTTGTGGCCTATCTGGACGACGGGCGCACGCCGCCCCCCCTGGCGGCCATCCGGGCGGCGGCGCACGGGGCGTGGGTGGTGGTGCTGCCGCACTGGGGCGAGGAATACGGCCTGACCACCGCCCGGCAGCGCGCGCAGGCCCGGGCGCTGGTGGCGGCGGGGGCCACGGTGGTGGCGGGCAGCGGGCCCCATGTCCTGCAGGGCCACGAGGTGCTGCGCGGCCCCCGGGGACCTGCGCTGGTGCTCTACAGCCTGGGCAATCTGCTGTTCGATCAGGCGCTGCCCGCCACCCGCGTGGGCGCGGTGGTTCGCGTTCCGCTGCGGCAGGTGGGCGCTGCCTGCGCCGTGCCCACCCGTATCCGCGCCGGGCGCGTGGGGCCCGCCACGGGCGAGGATCGCCGCACCGCCCTGCGCCGCCTGGGGTTGCCCCCATGCTGA
- a CDS encoding RtcB family protein, with protein MNGKHLVKLGLEKKAIALAQTAATTREKAGLEREDILSELRAVQANPEAYLAGGVYAELAAELAAQQAKRDAQKGAELRPTPLPYPVWGEDLIEAGARTQMDVAMRLPVSRAGALMPDAHVGYGLPIGGVLATENAVIPYGVGVDIGCSMMLSVLPLAPQGLHAEDGKALLLKHTRFGAGVAFEKRDRPDHEVLHEGTWRDQALLRHLFDKAATQIGTSGSGNHFVEFGTFTLPEGDLGLEAGEYLAVLSHSGSRGFGAQVAGHFTGLAERLHPGLAPEAKKLAWLPLDHEEGQAYWQAMNLAGRYALANHELIHARLARALNVQPLAQVRNSHNLAWKQTVGEQELIVHRKGATPAEAGQLGLIPGSMADPGYVVRGRGNPQALGSASHGAGRVLGRKAAERTLAKKDVQAYLQERGVTLLGGGIDEAPQAYKRIEEVIGRQRDLVDVVGTFQPRIVRMDTGSEDV; from the coding sequence ATGAACGGCAAACACCTTGTAAAACTTGGCCTGGAGAAAAAAGCCATTGCCCTGGCACAGACCGCCGCCACTACCCGTGAAAAAGCGGGCCTGGAACGTGAGGACATCCTCTCGGAACTGCGTGCGGTGCAGGCCAACCCCGAAGCGTACCTTGCAGGCGGCGTCTACGCCGAGCTGGCCGCTGAACTGGCCGCGCAGCAGGCCAAGCGCGACGCCCAGAAGGGCGCCGAGCTGCGCCCCACGCCTCTGCCCTACCCGGTGTGGGGCGAGGACCTGATTGAAGCGGGCGCCCGCACCCAGATGGACGTGGCGATGCGCCTGCCGGTCAGCCGCGCCGGCGCCCTGATGCCCGACGCCCATGTGGGCTACGGCCTGCCCATTGGCGGCGTGCTGGCCACCGAAAACGCGGTGATTCCCTACGGCGTGGGCGTGGACATCGGCTGCTCCATGATGCTCAGCGTGCTGCCGCTGGCCCCCCAGGGACTGCACGCCGAAGACGGCAAGGCGCTGCTGCTCAAGCACACCCGCTTTGGGGCCGGCGTGGCCTTTGAGAAGCGTGACCGCCCCGACCACGAGGTGCTGCACGAAGGCACGTGGCGCGATCAGGCGCTGCTGCGCCATCTGTTCGACAAGGCCGCCACCCAGATCGGCACCTCGGGCAGCGGCAACCATTTCGTGGAGTTCGGCACCTTCACCCTGCCGGAAGGTGACCTGGGCCTGGAGGCCGGCGAGTATCTGGCGGTGCTGTCGCACAGCGGCAGCCGGGGTTTTGGCGCGCAGGTGGCGGGGCACTTCACAGGGCTGGCCGAGCGCCTGCACCCTGGCTTGGCTCCCGAGGCCAAGAAGCTGGCGTGGCTGCCACTGGACCACGAAGAGGGGCAGGCCTACTGGCAGGCCATGAATCTGGCGGGCCGCTACGCGCTGGCCAACCACGAACTGATTCACGCCCGGCTGGCCCGCGCCCTGAACGTGCAGCCGCTGGCGCAGGTGCGCAACAGCCACAACCTCGCCTGGAAACAGACGGTGGGCGAGCAGGAATTGATCGTGCACCGCAAGGGCGCCACCCCCGCCGAGGCCGGGCAACTGGGCCTGATTCCCGGCAGCATGGCCGACCCCGGGTACGTGGTGCGCGGCCGGGGCAACCCGCAGGCGCTGGGCAGCGCCAGCCACGGCGCCGGGCGCGTGCTGGGCCGCAAGGCCGCCGAGCGCACCCTGGCCAAAAAGGACGTGCAGGCCTACTTGCAAGAGCGCGGCGTCACCCTGCTGGGCGGCGGCATTGACGAGGCGCCCCAGGCCTACAAGCGCATTGAAGAGGTGATTGGCCGTCAGCGCGATCTGGTGGACGTGGTCGGCACCTTCCAGCCCCGGATTGTTCGCATGGACACGGGCAGCGAGGACGTGTAG
- a CDS encoding UDP-N-acetylmuramoyl-L-alanyl-D-glutamate--2,6-diaminopimelate ligase — protein sequence MRLAELAAALHLSAPDANPEVTGVTHNADWVQPGFAFVAIRGARFDGHSFLAQVAQAGAVAVLGEGLPEGVTSPLPYLTVPGARAALADAAAALAGHPSQELRVVGVTGTDGKTTTSWLTRHLLRAAGLRTGLLSTAGYELPDGELRHFPAHFTTPEAPQVQATLAEMIAAGAQAAVLEASSHALALDRVRGVAWSAAIWTHLSPEHLDFHGTMDRYFADKRRLIERSPFAVLNVDDLWTAQLRGVAPQETTYSAEGQHADWRAGGIEERSTGLHFHVVSPHGEFDAQLPMIGRFNVANALAAMAAAAHLGADVAQLRAGLATFAGVPGRMQLVPDPQGRRVIVDFAHTPPSLDKALGTLRATTPGRLLVVLGSAGGPRDPGKRAPLGEVATRLADHAFFTEEDCRDTPLDEILAEMERGARDAGRTNFTRVPDRREAIRAAIAGARPGDTVLLAGKGPEDTLERAAETLPWNETAEAEAALRA from the coding sequence ATGCGCCTTGCCGAGCTGGCCGCTGCCCTGCACCTGAGTGCCCCCGACGCCAACCCCGAGGTCACGGGGGTGACCCACAACGCCGACTGGGTGCAGCCGGGGTTCGCGTTCGTGGCCATTCGCGGCGCGCGTTTTGACGGACACAGTTTTCTGGCACAGGTGGCCCAGGCGGGCGCGGTGGCGGTGCTGGGCGAGGGGCTGCCCGAAGGTGTCACCTCGCCCCTGCCCTACCTGACGGTGCCGGGCGCCCGCGCCGCCCTGGCCGACGCTGCCGCCGCGCTGGCCGGGCACCCCAGCCAGGAACTGCGCGTGGTGGGGGTCACCGGCACCGACGGCAAGACCACCACCAGCTGGCTCACCCGCCACCTGCTGCGCGCCGCTGGCCTGCGTACCGGCCTGCTGAGCACCGCCGGCTACGAGCTGCCAGACGGTGAACTGCGCCATTTCCCCGCACATTTCACCACCCCCGAGGCGCCGCAGGTGCAGGCCACCCTGGCCGAGATGATCGCGGCAGGCGCGCAGGCCGCCGTGCTGGAAGCCAGCAGCCACGCCCTGGCCCTGGACCGGGTGCGCGGCGTGGCGTGGTCGGCGGCCATCTGGACCCACCTGAGCCCCGAACACCTGGACTTTCACGGCACCATGGACCGTTACTTTGCCGACAAGCGGCGCCTGATCGAGCGTTCGCCCTTCGCCGTGCTGAACGTGGACGACCTCTGGACCGCCCAGTTGCGCGGCGTGGCGCCCCAGGAAACCACCTACTCCGCCGAAGGCCAGCACGCCGACTGGCGCGCCGGGGGCATTGAAGAGCGCTCAACCGGCCTGCACTTTCATGTGGTCTCGCCGCACGGCGAGTTCGATGCCCAGCTGCCCATGATCGGCCGCTTTAACGTGGCCAACGCCCTGGCGGCGATGGCGGCGGCGGCGCACCTGGGGGCGGATGTGGCGCAGCTGCGCGCCGGGCTGGCCACCTTTGCCGGCGTGCCCGGCCGCATGCAGCTGGTGCCCGACCCGCAGGGGCGCCGGGTCATCGTGGACTTTGCCCACACGCCGCCCAGCCTGGACAAGGCCCTGGGCACCCTGCGCGCCACCACGCCGGGGCGACTCCTGGTGGTGCTCGGATCGGCGGGCGGCCCGCGCGACCCCGGCAAGCGGGCGCCGCTGGGCGAGGTTGCCACCCGGCTGGCCGACCACGCCTTTTTCACGGAAGAAGACTGCCGTGACACCCCGCTGGACGAGATTCTGGCCGAGATGGAACGGGGAGCGCGGGACGCGGGTCGCACGAATTTCACCCGCGTCCCGGACCGCCGCGAGGCCATCCGGGCGGCGATTGCCGGGGCCCGGCCCGGCGACACCGTGCTGCTGGCCGGAAAGGGCCCCGAAGACACCCTGGAACGCGCCGCCGAGACCCTGCCCTGGAACGAGACCGCCGAGGCCGAAGCCGCGCTGCGGGCTTAG